Proteins encoded in a region of the Clostridium beijerinckii genome:
- a CDS encoding HAD-IIA family hydrolase: MLNKYLDIKEDERTLLKKIKCFILDLDGTVYLGNTLLDGSIEFLRILDENNIKFKFFTNNSSKNAEFYINKITNMGYDVKDDMMMISNEVIIDYIKREFQNKRVFVLGNEYLKKDFVNSNINIVGENAEVVVAGFDTSLAYKNVSKACDFIRNGATFLAVNPDFNCPIENGFMPDCGSICSMITASTGVKPTFFGKPSSYTLNYILKNMKLKEEEVAFVGDRLYTDIAIGKGNKAVTILVLTGETQMKNLKESEIQPTLIFNSLKDIGGIFNSINFDS, translated from the coding sequence ATGTTAAATAAATATTTAGATATAAAAGAGGATGAGAGAACATTATTAAAAAAGATAAAATGTTTTATTCTTGATTTAGATGGAACAGTATACCTAGGTAACACATTATTAGACGGATCTATAGAATTCCTAAGAATATTAGATGAAAATAATATAAAGTTTAAATTCTTTACAAACAATTCTTCAAAAAATGCTGAATTTTATATAAATAAAATAACTAATATGGGCTATGACGTAAAGGATGACATGATGATGATATCTAATGAAGTAATAATTGATTATATAAAAAGAGAATTTCAAAATAAAAGAGTATTTGTTTTAGGTAACGAATATTTAAAAAAAGATTTTGTAAATTCCAATATTAATATAGTAGGAGAAAATGCAGAGGTGGTAGTAGCAGGATTTGATACTTCATTAGCTTATAAAAATGTTTCAAAAGCATGTGACTTTATTAGAAATGGAGCTACTTTTTTGGCGGTAAATCCAGATTTCAATTGTCCTATAGAAAATGGTTTTATGCCAGATTGTGGATCTATATGTTCAATGATTACTGCATCTACAGGAGTGAAACCTACATTTTTTGGTAAGCCGTCTTCTTATACTTTGAATTATATACTTAAGAATATGAAACTTAAAGAAGAAGAAGTTGCCTTTGTAGGAGATAGGTTATATACAGATATTGCTATAGGAAAAGGCAATAAGGCAGTTACAATTCTAGTCTTGACAGGGGAAACTCAAATGAAAAATCTAAAGGAATCTGAAATACAGCCGACTTTAATATTTAATTCACTTAAGGATATTGGAGGAATATTTAATAGTATAAATTTTGATAGTTAA
- a CDS encoding sn-glycerol-1-phosphate dehydrogenase: MELNINNVSDLKIDDFLKSGLKCTCGRAHNIGLERVLIEKNAIKKVPDILRDLGFKNALVVADKNTYKAAGNLVEAALKEGKFEYKKFIFEPEDDLVPDESAVGKLFMQFDKDIDVILTIGSGTLNDLGKFVSRKLEISSVIVATAPSMDGFASNGSALIVENLKTTYQVDVPKAIIGDVNILKDAPMEMILAGFGDIVGKYSALNDWKLSKIINKEYYCDVTVKMVEDSIQKCMDNSEKMINRDETAIKNLMEALVLTGIAMSFVGNSRPASGSEHHLAHYLEMMFLFEGKKAVLHGTKVGISTIITTKLREILSEYEINFDQAINKAKLFDQDQWEKNIKQFYGKAAPEIIKTAAKEKRNSIESRLERISSIRENINEIKDVIKDIPTAGEIKAILKKVGAAAEPEDVGIEIKTMLDATVMAKEVRPRYTILSFLGDLDLLDEFSYKIKNYLAERA, from the coding sequence TTCTAAAAAGTGGATTAAAATGCACATGTGGCAGAGCACATAATATAGGTTTAGAACGTGTATTAATAGAAAAAAATGCAATTAAAAAAGTGCCTGATATATTGAGAGATTTAGGATTTAAAAATGCATTAGTTGTAGCGGATAAAAATACTTATAAAGCAGCTGGAAATCTAGTTGAAGCTGCATTGAAAGAAGGAAAATTTGAGTATAAAAAATTTATATTTGAACCAGAGGATGATCTTGTTCCGGATGAAAGTGCTGTAGGTAAACTATTTATGCAGTTTGATAAAGATATAGATGTTATTTTAACAATAGGCTCAGGTACATTAAATGATTTAGGCAAATTTGTTAGTCGTAAACTAGAAATTTCATCAGTTATTGTGGCTACTGCACCATCTATGGATGGATTTGCATCAAATGGTTCTGCATTAATAGTTGAAAATCTTAAAACTACTTATCAAGTTGATGTGCCTAAAGCAATTATTGGAGATGTTAATATATTGAAAGATGCACCTATGGAAATGATTCTAGCTGGATTTGGAGATATTGTTGGAAAGTATTCTGCATTAAATGATTGGAAACTTAGCAAGATTATAAATAAAGAATATTATTGCGATGTAACAGTTAAAATGGTAGAGGATTCTATACAAAAATGTATGGATAATTCAGAGAAAATGATAAATAGGGATGAAACGGCAATAAAAAATCTAATGGAAGCATTAGTTCTAACTGGAATTGCTATGAGCTTTGTTGGCAATTCAAGACCAGCTTCAGGTTCTGAACATCATTTAGCTCATTATCTAGAAATGATGTTTTTATTTGAAGGTAAAAAAGCTGTGCTTCATGGAACAAAGGTGGGAATATCTACAATCATAACTACGAAATTACGTGAAATATTATCTGAATATGAAATTAATTTTGATCAAGCTATTAATAAAGCTAAGCTATTTGATCAAGACCAATGGGAAAAAAATATTAAACAATTTTATGGAAAAGCAGCACCTGAAATTATCAAAACAGCTGCAAAAGAAAAAAGGAATTCTATAGAAAGTAGATTAGAAAGAATTAGCAGCATTAGAGAAAACATTAATGAAATAAAAGATGTTATTAAAGATATCCCGACAGCAGGGGAAATAAAAGCTATTCTTAAAAAAGTTGGTGCAGCAGCTGAACCAGAGGATGTTGGAATTGAGATTAAAACGATGTTAGATGCAACAGTAATGGCTAAAGAGGTTAGGCCGAGATATACAATTTTAAGTTTTTTAGGTGATTTGGATTTACTAGATGAATTTTCATATAAGATTAAAAATTATTTAGCTGAGAGGGCATAG